Proteins encoded together in one Vigna angularis cultivar LongXiaoDou No.4 chromosome 5, ASM1680809v1, whole genome shotgun sequence window:
- the LOC108321750 gene encoding NDR1/HIN1-like protein 10, with protein sequence MVDKQPQLNGAYYGPTIPPAEHLLEDSPCTYNLPRHRIHHVLRRAQPRAFKLHISDTTLTQFKYTSSDNTLRYNLILNFMAGNPNKKVNFSYESMESHVSYNGVTFASMELLTLRDSFRQHRQSTNLLNDVYRGNYETVLDQDQVKTLEEDEKKRVFHFSMRLHFVAYFGGEREQWWRTYESKDHDDGGATNVEVETRRGRHEQW encoded by the exons ATGGTAGATAAGCAACCCCAACTAAACGGTGCATATTACGGCCCCACGATTCCTCCGGCGGAG CATTTGCTGGAAGATTCTCCTTGCACTTATAATCTTCCTCGTCATCGTATTCATCATGTTCTACGTCGTGCTCAGCCACGCGCCTTTAAGCTGCACATCTCCGACACCACACTCACGCAGTTCAAATACACCTCCAGTGACAACACACTCCGTTACAACCTCATCCTCAACTTCATGGCAGGGAACCCCAACAAGAAGGTGAACTTCTCCTACGAGAGCATGGAGAGCCACGTCTCGTACAACGGCGTCACGTTCGCGTCAATGGAGTTGTTGACGTTGCGTGACTCATTTAGGCAACACAGGCAGAGCACGAACCTCCTGAACGACGTTTACAGGGGGAATTACGAGACGGTGTTGGATCAGGATCAGGTGAAGACCTTggaagaagatgagaaaaagagGGTTTTTCATTTCTCTATGAGACTCCACTTTGTCGCTTACTTTGGTGGAGAACGCGAGCAATGGTGGAGAACGTACGAGAGCAAAGACCACGACGATGGAGGTGCGACGAACGTGGAGGTGGAGACACGACGAGGGAGGCATGAGCAGTGGTAG
- the LOC128196622 gene encoding uncharacterized protein LOC128196622, which translates to MFKNMASGPSGPPIPPSGNSDKGKGKKTYVVKLMTRFNNEIGSTSQPTTPTSTSIGRSFPPPLVVPAFTPTPHQVPTSSPTSIGTSLPPPIQVTGLTPTPYQVPPYLQASLSPNVGSNPSTPRNIAASPGIEDADPHSSSAANNMEACSNSRPMITSVGGGFYPTKTASKAITATIKEQFDEPWLTWGAIPKSTRDVFFERFKRRVSWKPEDEEKVKKNYHTKASHRLSEMYKKARTLGKRPDWLGDDTWNALLEKWNMPLYRQKCEMAKKNRTSEKGGCLHTGGSISVNEHVIRLSQELGRSVHVDEIFQQTHIRQSTGDFVDERSETAFVGVSTSSPLDPAEEERLRNRCWLEAACGKYKGRVYGIGNVTSQDDCVDSYIQQTQASSTAQPQNSEEILNLKSQLQKYGQQLQNLEGFIGVLLPFLPPSAAAAAQQFLNLQNPQVQNDVPNVVQPEQQPPEQQPPHQQPPDEQPQDGNDYMHY; encoded by the exons atgttcaaGAATATGGCATCAGGTCCTTCTGGCCCTCCTATTCCACCTTCAGGAAATTCTGATAAGGGCAAGGGGAAGAAAACTTACGTAGTGAAGTTGATGACACGTTTCAATAATGAAATTGgttcaaccagtcaaccaactACACCTACCTCTACCTCTATTGGTAGATCTTTTCCACCTCCATTAGTTGTTCCTGCCTTCACTCCCACTCCACATCAAGTTCCTACATCTTCACCTACCTCTATTGGTACATCTCTTCCACCTCCAATACAAGTGACTGGCTTGACACCCACTCCATACCAAGTGCCTCCTTATCTTCAGGCTTCACTCTCTCCCAATGTTGGTTCTAACCCATCAACTCCCAGAAATATTGCAGCATCACCTGGTATAGAGGATGCAGATCCACATTCTAGTTCAGCCGCCAATAACATGGAAGCATGTTCCAATAGTCGTCCAATGATTACATCCGTTGGAGGAgg gtttTATCCTACAAAAACTGCATCCAAGGCAATCACAGCCACCATCAAGGAACAGTTTGATGAGCCATGGCTAACATGGGGTGCAATCCCTAAGTCAACCAGAGATGTCTTCTTCGAACGTTTTAAG AGAAGGGTTTCATGGAAGCCTGAAGATGAGGAAAAggtcaaaaaaaattatcacaccAAGGCATCTCATAGACTCTCAGAGATGTATAAAAAAGCTAGAACTCTAGGAAAAAGACCTGATTGGCTGGGGGACGATACTTGGAATGCTCTTTTGGAAAAGTGGAACATGCCACTTTATAGACAAAAGTGTGAAATGGCAAAGAAGAATCGGACATCTGAAAAGGGTGGTTGTTTACACACTGGAGGATCTATAAGCGTGAATGAGCATGTTATTCGTTTG TCACAAGAGCTTGGTCGGTCTgtgcatgttgatgaaatatttcagcaGACACATATTCGTCAATCAACAGGAGATTTTGTGGACGAAAG ATCTGAGACTGCATTTGTTGGTGTCTCAACATCTTCTCCTCTAGACCCTGCGGAGGAGGAAAGATTGAGAAACCGATGTTGGTTAGAGGCTGCTTGTGGAAAATACAAGGGACGCGTATACGGCATTGGAAATGTCACTTCCCAAGATGACTGTGTTGATAGTTACATCCAACAAACACAGGCATCTTCTACTGCTCAACCTCAAAATTCAGAAGAAATTCTTAACCTGAAATCGCAGTTACAAAAATATGGTCAGCAGCTTCAAAATCTTGAAGGCTTTATTGGCGTCCTCCTGCCATTCCTTCCGCCTTCAGCCGCCGCGGCTGCACAACAATTTTTAAACCTTCAAAATCCTCAAGTTCAAAATGACGTACCCAATGTAGTCCAACCAGAACAGCAACCTCCAGAACAGCAACCACCACACCAGCAACCACCAGATGAACAACCACAAGATGGAAATGATTACATGCATTATTAG